The Colletotrichum higginsianum IMI 349063 chromosome 2, whole genome shotgun sequence genome has a segment encoding these proteins:
- a CDS encoding Alpha-mannosyltransferase alg11p: MAPVPLEPEVKYLPLSMIGGHAIAVASLSFTVVRSLYRAYHDQPPSQRTRARLDLRSKLAPLFAGLALVSLSLASYWTLSYAKLSYRVWADQRGVEAPVRFYGDHGFFPGENATRVYPGRWLSDTPVHLDALEIIAEKARRFWWGQQIELATISWSLLLAIEGRRRNIPSVWAYLALAHLVSLSLAQNLFYLALLLTPASAVAQPNPNSTLGRLHRKMFPPKPANWLPHPALFLASFCTTYVLTYWAPSTTGTATFAKIAVIGRVLSFAPMVIPSVAPISWGTMYSDPHGAYGIYIELFRFVSTASFAFHAKETALGLLYNTPDARFHRHSRFLPFDKGQRSTWERTTTAIGKVLGSASDHPVVAAVAWDVLLSGASQGLWAATRALDVNDILASATPFVQKDLSNAQPPPRLLEGYDKSAPESESYSHTGTKTTRRRSPLSKAKAEETTASETPGSGSTHRGRGRRHTEESGEGPEDTYEPSPVESCAAVEGDELPDSDLDWESAALTWGLTALGGLGSSSAGVFGAECTSR; the protein is encoded by the exons ATGGCGCCGGTGCCCCTAGAACCGGAAGTGAA ATATCTGCCTTTGAGTATGATCGGTGGCCACGCGATCGCAGTTGCATCCCTTAGCTTCACTGTTGTCCGAAGTCTGTACAGAGCGTACCATGATCAGCCGCCATCTCAAAGGACGAGAGCAAGACTCGATCTGCGCTCAAAGCTTGCTCCCCTCTTTGCAGGTTTGGCACTCGTCAGCTTGTCTCTCGCAAGTTACTGGACTTTGAGCTATGCGAAGCTTTCATATCGTGTCTGGGCAGATCAGCGCGGAGTAGAAGCCCCAGTTCG CTTTTACGGCGATCATGGATTTTTCCCCGGCGAGAACGCGACTCGGGTTTATCCCGGACGCTGGTTGAGTGACACCCCAGTCCACTTGGACGCCCTGGAGATCATCGCGGAGAAGGCTCGTCGCTTCTGGTGGGGTCAACAGATCGAGCTTGCGACGATCTCATGGAGCTTATTACTAGCCATCGAGGGAAGACGTCGGAACATCCCCTCTGTCTGGGCCTACCTTGCGTTGGCTCACCTCGTCAGCTTGTCTTTAGCCCAGAATCTGTTTTACCTGGCATTACTCCTCACGCCTGCTTCAGCCGTCGCCCAGCCAAACCCAAACTCGACTCTGGGACGTCTTCATCGCAAAATGTTCCCCCCGAAACCCGCAAACTGGCTTCCACACCCGGCTTTGTTCCTAGCTTCGTTCTGTACCACGTATGTCTTGACATACTGGGCACCCTCAACGACAGGCACAGCGACTTTTGCCAAGATCGCAGTGATCGGACGAGTCCTTTCGTTTGCGCCCATGGTTATCCCTTCAGTGGCCCCGATCAGCTGGGGAACAATGTACAGCGACCCTCATGGGGCATATGGCATCTACATTGAGCTCTTCCGATTCGTCTCTACGGCGAGTTTTGCTTTCCATGCCAAGGAGACCGCACTTGGCCTACTCTACAACACGCCCGATGCCCGCTTCCATCGCCACAGTCGATTCCTTCCGTTTGACAAAGGGCAGCGCTCGACATGGGAGCGGACAACAACGGCGATCGGCAAGGTTTTGGGATCAGCATCCGATCATcccgtcgtcgctgctgtGGCATGGGACGTTTTGCTCAGCGGAGCCAGCCAAGGATTATGGGCAGCAACACGTGCGTTGGATGTGAACGACATTCTAGCCTCTGCAACACCGTTCGTCCAGAAGGATCTTTCGAATGCGCAGCCACCGCCCAGGCTGCTGGAAGGATACGACAAATCAGCGCCGGAATCGGAATCGTACAGCCACACCGGCACCAAAACCACGCGACGCAGAAGCCCCCTATCCAAGGCGAAAGCCGAAGAAACAACAGCTTCCGAGACACCTGGGTCTGGAAGCAcccaccgaggccgaggccgacgacacACGGAAGAATCCGGTGAGGGACCGGAAGATACGTACGAGCCGAGCCCAGTGGAAAGCTGTGCTGCGGTagagggcgacgagctgCCAGATAGTGATTTGGACTGGGAATCCGCAGCGTTGACCTGGGGCCTCACAGCCTTGGGCGGACTTGGATCTAGTAGTGCCGGTGTTTTTGGGGCCGAGTGCACATCTCGATGA
- a CDS encoding Mitochondrial import inner membrane translocase subunit tim23, whose product MSSLWDTFSGRKSSQKDAGAPQTSPATHEPTTTFNSPPATTTTKFDPSAGSGVESFLQSSAFADPAQLHPLSGLNKDTLEYLSLEDATLADAPGQSVLPSRGFTDDLCYGTGVTYLAALSIGGAWGLQEGLRRSVNQPPKLRLNSVLNAVTRRGPFLGNSAGVVAITYNLLNSGIGYFRGKHDAANTILAGALSGMVFKSTRGVRPMLISGGIVASVAGAWAVVRSTFFSAPEPAHSERAAL is encoded by the exons ATGTCGTCGCTCTGGGATACGTTTTCCGGTCGTAAGTCCTCGCAgaaggacgccggcgccccTCAGACCTCTCCCGCCACTCACGAACCCACAACCACATTCAACAGCCCGCCcgcgaccaccaccactaaGTTCGACCCTTCAGCAGGATCTGGCGTCGAGTCTTTCCTCCAGAGTTCCGCTTTCGCCGACCCGGCGCAATTACATCCTCTCTCGGGTCTGAACAAGGACACTCTCGAATACCTCTCCCTCGAAGATGCGACCTTGGCCGACGCCCCTGGCCAGTCCGTCCTCCCCTCTCGGGGCTTTACCGATGATCTCTGCTACGGAACCGGTGTCACATACTTGGCGGCCCTGTCGATAGGAGGAGCCTGGGGTTTGCAGGAGGGTCTGAGGAGGTCCGTCAACCAGCCGCCGAAGCTGCGCCTCAACTCGGTGCTCAACGCTGTCACCCGCCGTGGCCCCTTCCTTGGCAACTCTGCTGGTGTCGTCGCCATTACCTACAACCTGCTGAATTCTGGTATCGGCTACTTCAGAGGGAAGCACGATgccgccaacaccatcttGGCTGGCGCGCTCAGTGGAATGGTATTCAAGAGCACACGGGGCGTGCGGCCCATGCTGATTTCCGGCGGTATCGTAGCCTCTGTGGCTGGCGCCTGGGCT GTTGTCCGCAGTACTTTCTTCTCTGCCCCGGAGCCTGCGCACTCGGAGCGCGCCGCTTTGTAA